In Ignavibacteriota bacterium, a single window of DNA contains:
- a CDS encoding RidA family protein has protein sequence MSLNRETVSTEQAPKAIGPYSQAVKAGGFVFISGQLGFDPSTGAFVSSSVSEQTRQVLENLSAILQASGSSLRDVVSCTVYLKDMNDFASMNEVYASFFQENPPSRAAVEVSRLPKDGLVEISCIALVP, from the coding sequence ATGAGTCTCAATCGTGAAACCGTGTCAACCGAACAGGCGCCCAAGGCGATCGGTCCGTACAGCCAGGCCGTGAAGGCCGGCGGGTTCGTTTTTATTTCGGGGCAGCTCGGATTCGATCCGTCCACAGGCGCCTTCGTATCTTCGTCTGTCAGCGAACAAACACGGCAGGTACTTGAAAACCTGTCGGCCATTCTTCAGGCAAGCGGATCGTCCCTCCGTGATGTCGTTTCATGCACGGTATATCTGAAGGACATGAATGATTTTGCCTCGATGAACGAAGTGTACGCATCGTTTTTCCAGGAAAATCCGCCATCCCGCGCGGCAGTAGAAGTATCACGTCTTCCGAAGGATGGCCTGGTGGAAATCAGTTGCATCGCGCTTGTCCCCTGA